Proteins encoded within one genomic window of Acyrthosiphon pisum isolate AL4f unplaced genomic scaffold, pea_aphid_22Mar2018_4r6ur Scaffold_1869;HRSCAF=2374, whole genome shotgun sequence:
- the LOC103311416 gene encoding uncharacterized protein LOC103311416 — MNDANANNSGSVDTTSSINVSRVSVKAPPFWKGDPNIWFAQIEAQFALSGITNDTTKYYHVISAVDTEILTQVTDIIQRPPEANKYDTLKARLINIFTDSEEKKLRKLLSEVELGDRKPSTLLNEMQRLGGSALSAELLKSLWLQHLPVATQSYRH; from the coding sequence GGCTCGGTTGACACGACGTCAAGTATAAACGTTAGCCGCGTATCGGTCAAAGCACCGCCATTTTGGAAAGGTGATCCCAATATATGGTTCGCGCAAATCGAAGCGCAATTTGCACTGAGTGGAATCACAAACGACACAACAAAATACTACCACGTTATAAGTGCGGTCGACACAGAGATTTTAACACAAGTAACAGATATTATTCAAAGACCACCGGAAGCAAATAAATACGACACTCTCAAGGcacgattaattaatattttcactgATAGTGAAGAAAAGAAATTGAGAAAGCTCCTGAGTGAGGTCGAACTAGGTGACAGAAAACCGTCAACTCTGTTAAATGAGATGCAGCGTTTGGGTGGTAGTGCGCTGAGTGCAGAATTACTTAAATCGCTTTGGTTACAACATCTCCCAGTAGCCACGCAGTCTTACCGTCACTAA